A genome region from Panacibacter microcysteis includes the following:
- a CDS encoding TolC family protein → MKRILGFILVILLIKENAAAQADSLLREATLQNVVQYALQNQPLLKQSVIDEQITEQTIKSKLADWYPQVNFGYNYQHNFQLQQTVFAGNTVKIGVNNTSALTFTGTQNIFNRDVLLASRTAEDVRRAARQNTAGNKIDVAVTATKAFYDVLATLQQIKVAEETITRLERSLKDATAQYNVGITDKTDYKRATIALNNAKASKAANTDLLNARIEYLKTVIGYPVDKNLNIVYDSLAMEREVFTDTLQRVDYTKRIEYQRLATQKKLQEANLKYNRWSFIPTVSAFGAYNLNYFNNSFSKLYNTAAPNSYAGLTVAFPIFQGFKRTANIRQAELQVNRVDWDIISLQKSINAEYAQALAAYKANFENYKALKENVDLAQEVYDVIQLQYKAGVKTYLEVITSETDLRTARINYYNALYQVLASKTDVQKALGQINY, encoded by the coding sequence ATGAAAAGAATCTTAGGATTTATCCTCGTTATTTTATTAATAAAAGAAAATGCTGCAGCACAGGCAGATTCCCTGCTCCGGGAAGCAACATTACAAAACGTTGTGCAATATGCTTTGCAGAACCAGCCATTGCTTAAGCAATCTGTAATTGATGAGCAGATAACAGAACAAACAATCAAAAGCAAACTTGCAGACTGGTATCCGCAGGTGAATTTTGGTTACAATTACCAGCACAACTTCCAGCTTCAGCAAACTGTTTTTGCCGGTAATACTGTAAAGATTGGCGTAAACAACACATCGGCCCTAACATTTACCGGCACACAAAATATTTTCAACAGGGATGTTTTGTTGGCCAGCCGTACCGCAGAAGATGTACGCCGCGCTGCAAGGCAAAATACAGCCGGTAACAAGATAGATGTGGCAGTTACTGCAACCAAAGCTTTTTATGATGTGCTGGCCACGCTGCAGCAGATAAAAGTGGCAGAAGAAACCATTACAAGACTTGAAAGAAGCCTGAAAGATGCCACCGCACAATACAACGTAGGCATCACAGATAAAACAGATTATAAACGTGCAACCATTGCACTTAATAACGCCAAAGCATCTAAAGCTGCCAATACTGATCTGTTAAATGCGAGAATTGAATATTTGAAAACAGTTATTGGTTATCCCGTAGACAAAAACCTCAACATTGTTTACGACAGCCTGGCAATGGAGCGGGAAGTATTTACAGACACATTGCAACGTGTTGACTATACGAAAAGAATAGAATACCAGCGGCTGGCAACACAAAAGAAATTACAGGAGGCAAACCTGAAATATAACCGCTGGAGTTTTATTCCAACAGTATCAGCTTTTGGTGCCTATAACCTCAATTACTTTAATAATTCATTCAGTAAGTTGTACAATACCGCCGCACCAAACTCCTATGCAGGTCTCACTGTTGCGTTTCCTATATTCCAGGGCTTTAAAAGAACAGCCAATATAAGGCAGGCGGAGTTGCAGGTAAACAGGGTAGACTGGGACATCATCAGCCTGCAAAAAAGCATTAATGCAGAATATGCGCAGGCACTGGCTGCTTACAAAGCAAATTTCGAAAACTACAAAGCACTTAAAGAGAATGTAGATCTTGCGCAGGAAGTGTATGATGTTATTCAGTTGCAATATAAAGCGGGCGTTAAAACATACCTGGAAGTAATCACTTCTGAAACAGATTTAAGAACAGCACGAATCAATTATTACAACGCTTTGTACCAGGTGCTTGCCAGCAAAACAGATGTACAAAAAGCGCTGGGGCAGATTAATTACTAA
- the dnaG gene encoding DNA primase: MITPNTIQQITSRIDIIDVIGEFIKLKKRGANYLGLCPFHGEKTPSFTVSPAKEIYKCFGCGKSGNTITFLMEHEKISYVEALRWLATRYNVEVEETQVSDEVKQQQQVAESLYILNAFAQKFFAQQLFETEEGGNIALSYLEERGFTHETLHKFQVGYNPQARDVFAKHALQHQFSEEVLLKSGLVVNRYEELADNYRNRIIFPVHNNSGKIIGFGARVIGKADKAPKYINTPENELYIKSKILYGLYFARQAIDRSDECLLVEGYTDVISLAQAGVENVVASGGTSLTTDQLRLIKKYTNNLTIVYDGDAAGVKAALRGLDMALEESLNVQLVLIPDKEDPDSYVRLVGAQGFKDFVAENKKDFILFQLEVMLKEAGNDVNRKNEVVNHIAETISRINKAEDFTKQQEYIRQSVSILKIDESGFTNLVNKFIRDRISKDEKKSAANDARIIESQKSEQAADDTVNLLMEDEFQEREIVKRLIEYGNEILTEDKTVADAIYEVLQEFHLKNEKLDKIAEAYFDMLHTNGRIDSKTFLYSSEPEMNAFVAGLLHFAYELHDWGRRMEGYTVKLDSDISTVINSALGIYKLRKIKRMYLELEDELSREKNEEKYISLITIYKQLKEIEQKLAQEMRTVYLK, from the coding sequence ATGATTACGCCGAATACGATACAGCAAATTACATCGCGCATTGATATTATTGATGTGATTGGTGAATTTATTAAACTGAAAAAAAGAGGTGCCAATTACTTAGGGCTTTGTCCTTTTCATGGTGAAAAAACGCCATCTTTTACAGTATCTCCGGCGAAAGAAATTTATAAGTGCTTCGGTTGCGGCAAAAGCGGCAATACCATTACATTTTTGATGGAGCATGAGAAGATCAGCTATGTGGAAGCACTGCGCTGGCTTGCCACACGTTACAATGTAGAGGTGGAGGAAACACAGGTAAGTGATGAAGTAAAGCAGCAGCAACAGGTGGCTGAGAGTTTGTATATCCTGAATGCTTTTGCACAAAAGTTTTTTGCCCAACAGCTTTTTGAAACCGAAGAAGGTGGCAACATAGCACTCAGCTATCTTGAAGAAAGGGGTTTTACGCACGAGACGCTGCATAAGTTCCAGGTTGGTTATAACCCACAGGCAAGAGATGTGTTTGCAAAACATGCGCTGCAGCACCAGTTTAGTGAAGAAGTGTTGCTTAAATCCGGCCTGGTGGTGAACCGGTACGAGGAGCTGGCAGATAATTACCGGAACAGGATCATCTTCCCGGTACACAACAATTCGGGGAAAATTATTGGCTTTGGCGCAAGGGTTATTGGCAAAGCCGATAAAGCACCCAAATATATTAATACGCCCGAGAATGAACTGTACATCAAAAGTAAAATTCTGTATGGTTTATATTTTGCGCGGCAGGCCATTGACCGCAGCGATGAATGCCTACTGGTAGAAGGCTATACAGACGTGATCTCCCTGGCGCAGGCCGGCGTGGAAAATGTAGTGGCCAGTGGCGGCACATCGCTTACCACAGACCAATTGCGGCTGATAAAAAAATACACCAACAATCTAACCATCGTATATGACGGCGATGCAGCAGGCGTAAAGGCGGCATTGCGTGGCCTTGACATGGCACTGGAAGAAAGCCTTAATGTACAACTGGTGCTGATCCCGGACAAGGAAGACCCTGACAGTTATGTGCGGCTGGTTGGTGCACAGGGCTTCAAAGATTTTGTTGCGGAGAATAAGAAAGATTTCATTCTTTTCCAACTGGAAGTAATGCTGAAAGAAGCAGGCAATGACGTAAACAGGAAGAATGAAGTGGTTAACCATATTGCAGAAACCATCAGCAGGATCAATAAGGCAGAAGATTTTACCAAGCAGCAGGAATATATCAGGCAAAGCGTTTCAATACTTAAAATTGACGAGAGTGGTTTTACCAATCTTGTAAACAAGTTTATACGCGACAGAATTTCGAAAGACGAGAAGAAAAGTGCGGCCAACGATGCACGCATTATAGAATCGCAAAAAAGTGAACAGGCAGCAGATGATACTGTAAATCTTTTAATGGAAGATGAGTTCCAGGAAAGAGAAATTGTGAAGCGGTTAATAGAGTACGGCAACGAAATACTTACAGAAGATAAAACGGTGGCAGATGCTATTTATGAAGTACTACAGGAGTTTCATTTAAAGAATGAAAAGCTCGACAAAATTGCTGAAGCTTATTTTGACATGCTGCACACCAATGGCAGGATAGATTCGAAAACATTTTTGTACAGCAGCGAACCGGAGATGAACGCTTTTGTGGCGGGCCTGTTGCATTTTGCTTACGAGTTGCACGACTGGGGCCGCCGCATGGAAGGCTATACCGTAAAACTCGACAGCGATATAAGCACCGTCATCAACTCCGCATTGGGCATATATAAATTGCGAAAAATAAAACGTATGTACCTGGAACTGGAAGATGAGCTAAGCAGGGAAAAAAACGAAGAGAAATACATATCGCTCATTACCATTTACAAACAACTGAAAGAAATAGAACAAAAGCTGGCGCAGGAAATGCGTACGGTTTATCTAAAATAA
- a CDS encoding DUF3810 domain-containing protein: MAMENSRKKWLGLLLPLALFICINIVAFFPTVVERYYSSGIYTYISILLRLLFGWLPFSMGDILYSLAVIWLIIRLWKTLKAIITKKVTGQSFLASLRRTLAVVLWVNVFFYSLWGLNYDRLGIAYQLKLDRVEYNTADLQQLTTSLIEQVNSTRLSLGDSVAYPGNKEMFGMAVQSYKKAQQKFSFLDYRATSVKSSMWGWLGNYTGFLGYYNPFSAEAQVNTTVPRFVIPFTVCHEIGHQLGYGSEDEANFSGYLAATASADERFRYSAYFDLFSYANRELFYKDSAAARANYKMLDTLVRKDVQEYKRFILKHENDIEPLITLIYGKYLEANNQPNGLKTYNEVVGWLIAYRKKYGDL, from the coding sequence ATGGCAATGGAAAACAGCAGGAAAAAATGGTTGGGTTTATTGCTGCCTTTGGCGCTTTTTATATGCATCAATATCGTCGCTTTTTTCCCTACAGTGGTGGAGCGGTATTATTCATCCGGCATTTACACCTACATAAGCATTTTGCTTCGGTTGTTGTTTGGCTGGCTGCCTTTCAGCATGGGCGATATATTGTACAGTCTTGCAGTCATCTGGCTGATAATAAGACTATGGAAAACTTTAAAAGCCATCATTACAAAAAAGGTTACCGGGCAGAGCTTCCTGGCATCTCTAAGAAGAACCCTGGCAGTTGTACTATGGGTAAACGTTTTTTTTTACAGTTTATGGGGGCTTAATTACGACCGCCTTGGCATAGCCTACCAGTTAAAGCTGGACCGTGTTGAATACAACACTGCAGACCTGCAGCAGCTAACCACCTCTCTCATTGAACAGGTGAATAGCACAAGATTGAGTTTGGGAGATAGTGTGGCATACCCCGGCAACAAAGAGATGTTTGGCATGGCTGTACAATCTTATAAAAAGGCACAACAAAAATTTTCTTTTCTCGACTATAGAGCCACGAGTGTAAAAAGTTCTATGTGGGGCTGGCTGGGCAATTACACGGGTTTTCTGGGTTATTATAACCCGTTTAGTGCAGAGGCGCAGGTAAATACTACCGTGCCGCGTTTTGTTATACCTTTTACCGTGTGCCACGAAATTGGCCACCAGCTCGGCTATGGTTCAGAAGATGAAGCAAATTTTTCAGGCTATTTGGCCGCAACTGCCTCTGCCGATGAACGTTTCCGGTATTCTGCGTATTTCGATTTATTCAGCTATGCCAACAGGGAATTGTTTTACAAAGACTCTGCTGCCGCACGGGCCAACTATAAAATGCTGGATACATTGGTGAGAAAAGACGTGCAGGAATACAAACGTTTTATTTTAAAACATGAAAACGACATAGAGCCGCTTATAACGCTTATTTATGGAAAATACCTTGAGGCAAACAACCAGCCCAATGGTTTAAAGACATACAATGAGGTGGTTGGCTGGCTTATTGCGTACCGAAAAAAATACGGTGACTTATAA
- a CDS encoding YceD family protein, whose amino-acid sequence MNNRRAYEIAFVGLKPGIHHFEYEVDDKFFKQYGEQDFSNCKAKIKLELEKSNSFMMLKFDVDGAADVNCDRCGNDLQIQLWDEFRITIKLVDEPEVLNEQEEDPDVYYISKTESHIYVADWIYEFVTLSIPMQKMCAEDEIGGPQCNKDVLAKLQQMQKDATQEQQQSNNVWKGLEKFKNLEEE is encoded by the coding sequence ATGAACAACCGGAGAGCGTATGAAATTGCTTTTGTGGGATTAAAACCGGGTATTCATCACTTTGAATACGAGGTTGACGATAAGTTCTTTAAACAATACGGTGAGCAGGATTTTTCCAATTGCAAGGCGAAAATAAAATTGGAGCTGGAAAAAAGTAATTCGTTCATGATGCTGAAGTTTGATGTGGATGGTGCCGCAGATGTTAATTGCGACCGGTGTGGTAACGATTTGCAAATACAGCTTTGGGACGAGTTTAGAATAACCATTAAACTGGTAGATGAACCAGAGGTGCTGAACGAACAGGAAGAAGACCCTGATGTATATTACATCAGTAAAACAGAAAGCCACATTTATGTAGCAGACTGGATTTACGAGTTCGTTACGCTGAGCATACCAATGCAGAAAATGTGTGCCGAAGATGAAATTGGCGGACCGCAGTGCAATAAAGACGTGCTGGCAAAACTGCAGCAGATGCAAAAAGATGCCACACAGGAACAACAGCAGTCTAACAATGTGTGGAAAGGCCTGGAGAAATTCAAAAACCTGGAAGAAGAATAA
- a CDS encoding DUF1573 domain-containing protein has translation MRKLLAALAFVIAIPVLAQTNAPVSFKETKHSFGKIAQGKPVTTEFSFTNVSDKPVVIESAVAGCGCTKPEYPETPIMKGKSATIKVTYNAASVGNFTKTVTVKLAGTAEPIVLTIDGEVLKP, from the coding sequence ATGAGAAAACTATTAGCGGCACTGGCATTTGTAATTGCCATCCCTGTTTTAGCACAAACAAACGCTCCTGTAAGCTTTAAAGAAACAAAACATTCTTTTGGCAAAATAGCGCAGGGCAAACCTGTAACAACGGAATTCTCTTTTACCAACGTATCAGACAAACCTGTTGTTATCGAAAGCGCTGTTGCGGGTTGCGGTTGCACCAAACCAGAGTATCCTGAAACACCAATTATGAAAGGTAAATCTGCAACTATCAAGGTTACATACAATGCTGCTTCTGTAGGCAATTTTACCAAGACTGTAACGGTGAAATTAGCCGGAACAGCCGAGCCAATTGTACTTACAATTGACGGAGAAGTACTGAAGCCATAA
- a CDS encoding efflux RND transporter periplasmic adaptor subunit, which translates to MSANQIGNIIFLGSILFIASCGDKGQQAQQQGPPPAVPVTVTQVVSTDAVYYDEFPATVTALNEVQLRPQATGFVTGIYFKDGDRVKKGQKLYSIDQQQYEANYQQALANLEVQKTNLLKAQKDADRYHELDKQDAIAKQQVDYADAALQAAEKTVAAAQANVRAVQTGVKYTTIYAPFDGTIGISQVKVGGPVSAGQTILNTVSSDNPIAADIAVDQRELYRFTQLQEKKMQPKDSTFTLAFGTMVYPYSGKISLIDRAVDPQTSTIKMRIEFPNPKNELKAGMTGTVRVLSNATEKSLMIPFKAVTEQLGEFFVYVVGDSSKVSQQKVVLGKQIGTNVIIKDGVKEGNTVVVQGVQNLKEGSVIKQDSAAQNKPAAPAQAKPDSAKTK; encoded by the coding sequence ATGTCAGCTAATCAAATCGGCAATATCATTTTTCTTGGCAGTATACTCTTTATTGCCTCCTGTGGCGATAAGGGCCAGCAGGCACAACAACAAGGCCCGCCACCCGCTGTTCCGGTGACCGTTACACAGGTTGTATCTACCGATGCAGTGTACTACGATGAATTCCCTGCCACAGTTACGGCTTTGAATGAAGTGCAATTGCGGCCACAGGCAACAGGGTTCGTTACAGGAATATATTTTAAAGACGGAGACCGCGTAAAAAAAGGCCAGAAACTTTATTCAATAGACCAGCAGCAGTACGAAGCAAATTACCAGCAGGCCCTTGCCAATCTTGAGGTACAGAAGACCAACCTGCTAAAAGCACAAAAAGACGCAGACCGCTACCACGAACTGGATAAACAGGATGCTATTGCCAAACAGCAGGTAGATTATGCCGACGCAGCATTACAGGCCGCCGAAAAAACTGTTGCGGCAGCACAGGCCAATGTGCGTGCAGTACAAACAGGTGTTAAATACACCACTATCTATGCCCCGTTTGATGGTACAATTGGTATATCGCAGGTAAAGGTTGGCGGACCAGTTTCTGCAGGACAGACTATCTTGAATACCGTATCTTCTGATAACCCGATTGCTGCTGACATAGCAGTTGATCAGCGGGAGCTATACCGGTTTACACAGTTGCAGGAAAAGAAGATGCAACCCAAAGATTCCACTTTTACACTTGCTTTCGGAACAATGGTTTACCCGTATAGTGGTAAGATCAGTTTAATAGATCGCGCAGTAGATCCGCAGACAAGTACCATAAAAATGCGTATTGAGTTTCCTAATCCAAAAAATGAACTGAAAGCGGGAATGACCGGTACAGTGCGTGTGTTGAGCAATGCCACAGAAAAATCGCTCATGATTCCTTTCAAAGCCGTAACAGAGCAACTGGGCGAATTCTTTGTGTACGTGGTGGGAGACAGCAGTAAGGTATCTCAGCAAAAAGTTGTACTGGGCAAACAGATAGGCACCAATGTGATCATTAAAGACGGTGTGAAAGAAGGCAATACAGTGGTAGTGCAGGGTGTGCAGAATCTTAAAGAAGGTTCCGTAATAAAGCAGGATTCTGCTGCGCAGAATAAACCTGCCGCTCCGGCGCAGGCAAAACCTGATTCTGCCAAAACGAAGTAG
- a CDS encoding efflux RND transporter permease subunit — translation MIADTFIKRPVTAIVISVVIVLVGLIAMSTLPVAQYPNITPPTVSIAGNFTGADAQTVEQTTTTAIETQVNGTPGMTYMSSNSTGSGQASITVNFEVGTDIDIATLDVQNRVSVAEPTLPDAVKRLGLTVRKRNPSIMVALALYSPNGTHDATFLGNYANIYLKDALLRVKGVGDIFTRADDFSMRVWLDPVKLASLGLTPADVTAALTEQNLQVAAGTIGGNPQPGVQAFEYNVLTNSRINTQDQFEGIVVRTNPADGSLVYLRDVARVELGKFDYGINAYVNSKPAAFVLIYQAPGANALETFEGLTKTLEELKKSFPKDVDYLMPLETATVVKVSISEVLHTLVEALILVVIVVFLFLQNWRATLIPLLAIPVSLIGTFIFFIPFGFTINTLTLFAFVLAIGIVVDDAIVVVEAVQHYIDHEKMSPKEATQKAMKDISGPVVAIALILAAVFVPVGFVPGIVGRLYQQFAITIAVSVIISAFVALSLTPALCSTMLKPSREATAKKNWLEKFFASFNRVFGKMTRSYTKGVGKWIRATPYVLIMMVCLFVGLFFLFKTKPTGFIPTEDEGRLYVTYEMPEGTSTTRSVEMLKEIMGRVQSMPAVKVVGGLAGLNIISFSNKSNVGTMFVNLKPWEDRKAAELQIKGVIAEIQKRTANIKEARVLPIAPPAIPGLGQTSGFTFELQQTTSTDNIQQFEQVAKNFLGALYQRPEIGVAYTFFTTKTPSYQIDVDKDKAKKLGVNVASVFSTLSTLLGSSYVNDFNLYGRNFRVMAQADSSFRTSLDNLQQYYVRNSQGNMIPLGSLVTTKLVENPALISHYNIYRSVEINGTPKPGFSSGQAIDALRETAEKVLPAGYGYEFSGMSREEIAAGNSTGIVFAISIVFVFLFLAALYESWSIPFSVLFAVPIGAFGSILTLTLLPNLTNNIYAQIGLITLIGLAAKNAILIVEFAKERVDRGIDIVHATLQAVELRLRPIVMTSLAFILGVLPLAFASGAAAESRKTIGWTVFGGMIAATTLAIFVVPVLFVLITKIAYGKKLKKLQEQQRLEREMDESAIRT, via the coding sequence ATGATAGCAGATACTTTTATTAAAAGACCGGTTACAGCAATCGTTATTTCGGTGGTAATAGTACTCGTTGGGTTAATTGCAATGAGCACATTACCTGTGGCGCAGTACCCTAATATTACCCCACCAACTGTTTCAATAGCAGGAAACTTTACAGGTGCCGATGCGCAAACAGTGGAACAGACAACTACCACCGCTATTGAAACGCAGGTAAACGGTACGCCGGGCATGACATACATGAGCAGTAACAGCACAGGTAGTGGCCAGGCATCCATTACGGTAAACTTTGAAGTAGGAACAGATATAGATATTGCAACACTGGATGTGCAAAACCGTGTAAGTGTTGCTGAACCTACATTACCAGACGCCGTAAAGCGTTTGGGTCTTACGGTGCGTAAGCGTAACCCAAGCATTATGGTGGCACTGGCATTGTACTCGCCCAATGGTACGCATGATGCCACCTTTTTAGGCAACTACGCAAACATCTATTTAAAAGACGCGCTGCTGCGTGTAAAAGGCGTTGGTGACATCTTTACCAGGGCCGATGATTTTAGCATGCGTGTATGGCTTGATCCTGTAAAGCTTGCAAGCCTTGGTCTTACACCAGCAGACGTTACCGCGGCGCTTACAGAACAAAACCTGCAGGTAGCAGCCGGTACCATTGGTGGTAATCCTCAACCGGGCGTACAGGCGTTTGAATACAATGTATTAACCAACAGCCGCATCAATACGCAGGATCAGTTTGAAGGCATTGTAGTAAGAACAAACCCTGCCGATGGAAGCCTGGTGTACTTAAGAGATGTAGCAAGAGTGGAACTGGGCAAGTTTGATTACGGCATAAATGCATATGTAAACAGTAAGCCTGCTGCGTTCGTGCTTATTTACCAGGCACCGGGTGCAAATGCGCTGGAAACATTTGAAGGATTGACAAAAACGCTGGAAGAGTTAAAGAAATCGTTTCCAAAAGATGTGGACTACCTGATGCCGCTTGAGACCGCAACCGTAGTAAAAGTGTCTATCAGTGAGGTGTTGCATACGCTGGTGGAAGCATTGATACTGGTGGTGATCGTGGTGTTTCTCTTTTTGCAGAACTGGCGTGCAACGCTTATTCCGTTACTGGCTATCCCGGTATCGCTTATTGGTACATTCATTTTCTTTATACCATTCGGCTTTACCATCAATACACTTACGTTGTTTGCCTTTGTACTGGCCATTGGTATAGTGGTAGACGATGCCATTGTGGTGGTGGAGGCCGTACAACATTACATAGACCACGAAAAAATGTCGCCTAAAGAAGCCACCCAAAAAGCGATGAAAGATATTTCCGGGCCGGTGGTTGCCATTGCGCTTATTCTTGCAGCGGTGTTTGTACCCGTAGGCTTTGTGCCCGGTATTGTGGGGCGACTGTATCAGCAGTTTGCCATCACTATCGCGGTGTCAGTTATTATATCAGCATTTGTGGCCCTGTCTTTAACACCGGCGCTTTGCTCTACCATGTTAAAGCCATCCAGAGAAGCCACTGCCAAAAAGAACTGGCTGGAAAAGTTCTTCGCTTCTTTCAACAGGGTATTCGGAAAAATGACACGTTCTTATACCAAAGGCGTAGGTAAATGGATAAGAGCAACACCTTATGTGCTGATCATGATGGTATGCCTGTTTGTTGGTTTGTTTTTCCTCTTTAAAACAAAACCCACAGGCTTTATTCCAACGGAAGATGAAGGGCGCTTATATGTAACTTACGAAATGCCAGAAGGAACTTCTACTACCCGCAGTGTGGAAATGCTGAAAGAGATCATGGGTCGTGTACAATCCATGCCTGCAGTAAAAGTTGTCGGTGGCCTGGCTGGTTTAAATATCATCAGCTTCTCCAATAAATCAAACGTGGGTACCATGTTTGTAAACCTCAAACCGTGGGAAGACAGGAAAGCTGCCGAATTGCAGATCAAAGGTGTAATAGCCGAGATACAAAAGCGAACAGCGAACATAAAAGAAGCCAGGGTGCTACCTATTGCGCCACCCGCTATTCCGGGTCTTGGCCAGACTTCCGGTTTTACTTTCGAGTTACAGCAAACAACCAGTACAGACAATATTCAACAGTTTGAGCAGGTAGCCAAAAATTTTCTTGGCGCATTATACCAGCGCCCTGAAATTGGTGTGGCATATACCTTCTTTACTACCAAAACACCCAGCTACCAGATTGATGTGGATAAAGACAAGGCAAAGAAACTGGGTGTAAATGTGGCAAGCGTATTTTCTACATTGTCTACCTTACTTGGCAGCTCTTATGTAAATGATTTCAACCTGTATGGAAGAAACTTCCGGGTAATGGCGCAGGCAGACAGCAGTTTCCGTACATCGCTGGATAACCTGCAACAGTACTACGTACGCAACTCGCAGGGCAATATGATACCCCTTGGTTCACTTGTAACCACGAAACTCGTGGAGAACCCGGCATTGATCTCTCACTACAACATTTATCGTTCTGTTGAGATAAACGGTACACCCAAACCCGGGTTTAGCAGTGGCCAGGCCATTGATGCATTAAGAGAAACTGCCGAAAAGGTATTGCCTGCCGGTTACGGCTACGAGTTTTCCGGAATGAGCCGCGAAGAGATTGCCGCAGGCAACAGCACAGGTATTGTATTTGCCATTTCCATTGTGTTTGTGTTCCTCTTCCTGGCCGCTTTGTACGAAAGCTGGTCTATACCATTCTCCGTGTTGTTTGCGGTACCAATCGGCGCGTTTGGCTCCATTCTTACACTTACATTATTGCCCAATCTTACAAACAATATTTACGCGCAAATTGGTTTAATAACATTGATCGGGCTGGCTGCCAAAAACGCTATCCTTATCGTGGAGTTTGCAAAAGAACGTGTAGACAGGGGCATAGACATTGTGCATGCAACATTACAGGCAGTAGAACTTCGTTTGAGACCTATTGTAATGACGTCGCTGGCATTCATACTCGGGGTGCTGCCGCTGGCATTTGCAAGTGGTGCAGCTGCAGAAAGCCGTAAAACCATTGGCTGGACGGTGTTTGGTGGTATGATTGCAGCCACCACACTGGCAATATTCGTGGTGCCGGTACTCTTTGTACTGATCACCAAAATAGCATATGGTAAAAAACTAAAGAAATTACAGGAACAACAAAGACTGGAAAGAGAAATGGATGAATCGGCGATACGTACGTAA
- the rpmF gene encoding 50S ribosomal protein L32 translates to MPNPKRRHSQQRSAKRRTHYIAESVTLSKDTTTGETHVRHRAHVSEGKLYYKGKLVAEKAPLKA, encoded by the coding sequence ATGCCAAATCCAAAGCGCAGACATTCACAGCAGCGCAGCGCAAAGAGAAGAACGCATTATATTGCTGAGTCTGTAACATTAAGCAAAGACACCACAACGGGTGAAACACATGTACGCCACCGCGCACATGTAAGCGAAGGCAAATTATATTATAAGGGTAAGTTGGTAGCTGAAAAAGCACCATTGAAAGCTTAA
- the plsX gene encoding phosphate acyltransferase PlsX, producing MNIAFDMMGGDFAPLEAVKGLQIYLSGTSRPATIFCIGDEAQLKPLFDEYKLSGNSNLRLIHAPEIIGYHEPPTRALKEKPNSSISVGFGLLSKGMVDAFISAGNTGAMLVATMYTIKTIDGVSRPTIPTIVPKLNGATGLLLDVGLNVDCKPEHLNHFAILGSQYAQHILNIENPRVGLLNVGEEEGKGNQLCKETYPLLKENTKINFAGNIEGRDVFQDKADVIVCDGFTGNVILKLAESVYDVALNRNVHDDEYFNRFHYEQYGGTPVLGVAKPVVIGHGISNDKAFMNMISTAEKMIETNLCANIQQSFSA from the coding sequence ATGAATATTGCTTTTGACATGATGGGTGGCGACTTTGCTCCGCTTGAAGCGGTGAAGGGTTTGCAGATTTATCTGTCGGGTACTTCACGTCCGGCTACTATATTTTGTATAGGTGATGAGGCTCAGTTGAAGCCTCTTTTTGATGAATATAAACTAAGTGGGAACAGTAACCTCAGGCTCATTCATGCGCCGGAAATTATTGGTTACCACGAGCCCCCCACAAGGGCCTTAAAGGAAAAACCAAATTCCTCCATCTCTGTTGGTTTCGGTTTACTATCCAAAGGCATGGTAGATGCTTTTATTAGTGCAGGAAATACCGGCGCAATGCTTGTAGCCACCATGTACACCATTAAAACCATCGATGGTGTATCCAGGCCAACCATTCCTACGATTGTGCCTAAACTTAACGGCGCCACAGGATTACTACTGGATGTTGGCTTGAATGTAGATTGCAAACCCGAACACCTTAACCATTTTGCCATTCTGGGCAGCCAATATGCACAGCACATCCTTAACATTGAAAATCCACGGGTAGGATTATTGAATGTGGGTGAAGAAGAAGGGAAAGGTAACCAGCTTTGCAAAGAGACTTACCCACTGCTGAAAGAAAACACGAAGATCAATTTTGCAGGCAACATAGAAGGCCGTGACGTTTTCCAGGATAAAGCCGATGTGATTGTTTGCGATGGCTTTACGGGCAACGTTATTCTTAAACTGGCAGAGTCTGTATACGATGTGGCGCTCAACCGCAATGTACATGATGATGAATATTTCAACCGTTTTCATTATGAACAGTATGGGGGCACGCCTGTACTTGGCGTGGCGAAACCTGTTGTAATCGGCCATGGCATAAGCAACGACAAAGCTTTTATGAACATGATCAGCACTGCAGAAAAAATGATCGAAACAAATCTCTGCGCAAATATCCAGCAAAGTTTTTCCGCATAA